The Pochonia chlamydosporia 170 chromosome 1, whole genome shotgun sequence genome window below encodes:
- a CDS encoding ankyrin repeat protein (similar to Neosartorya fischeri NRRL 181 XP_001267440.1): MAASDLPQLPATHVDLARYIAEHPDKPMVDIMDPYRKYEARLREVYAQDRQNPILNDPYLNVVPLFTEDTAKITTRARDLSAESEEEKSRYIMPLPEDKRRPHGSPATVADLTEFQNNFNVFSESSLVEIDWNNVVAAGSSVVNCLLPVPKEFNVSKRKLREYYHEKFCPASDVDLFLYGLTHDQAIEKIKQIERAVKDALLNEVTVVRTKYAITIASQYPVRHIQIVLRVYKSVSEILTGFDIDAAGGAYTGKQVYVTPRALGSFITQINHIDLSRRSPSYENRLSKYSHRNFEVYWPDLDRTRVDPTIFERSFQRTLGLARLLVLERLPTNYARETYLNKRRTERGRPTRYRTFMPMRGNIKDSHEDEVADWLSEEDVSNYHTFTVPYGEKFNAKRIEKLCYTRDLLLNAEWNQPKEREVYLHRHPAFFGRVQDVIEDCCGSCPKPVTPEEIEVAEKEAEIYISGKVSFLIDDPGRQQIGSFNPLTEQDWTDMAYVGNTARLCQSIVDGDVDDVLNWLSQEEADPNKRDYTGRTPLHLAVMTSTPEVVKCLVDHGARLTARLADGKTALHLAAARGNTEMIKILMEKSIENEEVEEEKQARRRKAALGDKMDGIKKSDDTASQASASKEEPEQDENDDDDDDEMKDCSEAESDGELVDGEKTELDVQSLATGSFVNVSKKKDGEATGDLVPEESEDEPDYYQIDVLAWDTPCSPLHIAIVEGHEESVKLLCDYGADSILPVKFLKNNDFDAAAILTLTLALSLPKDQAISMARLLLKLGATSSQADARGCTVFYRYIEHGDTELVEALLENDKMGVKTAINHLVFGGYSWNPQTTSPLHGALQHGDPILILKLLNAGALPEVDFDTWLKAAKIAPDVSGNLGDLERSKQSYKKSYESPLCTAIRHGNTEGAMRLLENGADINAMTHDTNIAFTDDWRWRYTKGTSVLDLVRDMIEILSEYEGEESTVTKPEIQPGLDAYLEKLEPGTYRHWLVSRDVRQKKKNFDISMECYERRLKELESVRGAAEKLEAVQDTLNGFKSLEKFMVTKGARTFAELHPKIECEKRKNSSSEDEEESKNNDYKYDIVFRTDKDMTDPRHKGYIELMEAAWAGNVDRIKELTLQAWGAENDQAPLKAAITDNVSNSPFSIAFLRGHYDVARAILEVVKAQWSPADKDEVRYKMKQEQPVDEDEYYSEEDESGESDSDPDIVSQVVDKNFTIDNIGQVSMQVKSHSTPVQHLCENVSTFTVKDGKPSETKWCNRTLFQHVMENDDVVGLKALLDMAQHFSEEKAPSDDEEASSRFTFPEGDFRWAVEHGKVQMLSLVIKRTGAGVPLDHLVKKSGVEVKEKPRFYQGLTVYGKKRKDWANAGRGVVSRTSGMKTPPLLHAALEGSLEGVEFFLSDKPHRLYAEFGKSKAAREDSRFKHLKDSPGGFDRAISKWLGADNDLVIHCAVLGKSKESAELVEYLVTNCPEYLEKKTSEGETPLMVACRLGRTDFVKILIDGGVDQSTRNLKGENILHACLSKLPKASQLKPMLDLFDAELRSYLFQQRKNITENGTTPLHTWICQASGLPANGESEPPSHNYYHLYGRYASRGAYTDEKDVADMLKLLLEYSKGEELDMLNGAGETCLHTATKQDMLSLVKILLEFNPRQLYRENAVGRTPAELAHDGLIAHVLAWPERPEMNRNERISKIVNKSTETYGDEAVFKQKVADQLKTSIADLGLSGDYSAKDLALILPAMGIGEGKLQKNLSKGQLRQVAWDLMVTTMKKYAGKRRLVSLNEANDVARRLGEKHTGSRYFSVESRKHEDDEVTSDDGKEDEKSDFATRELESRLSSAWRKVKETEDSDEDSDDE, encoded by the exons ATGGCGGCCTCCGATTTGCCTCAATTGCCTGCCACCCACGTGGACCTGGCCAGGTACATTGCTGAGCATCCTGACAAGCCCATGGTTGACATAATGGATCCCTATCGCAAGTATGAAGCTCGTTTGCGAGAGGTTTATGCACAAGATCGTCAGAACCCAATTCTCAACGATCCGTATCTCAATGTTGTCCCTCTCTTTACCGAGGACACCGCCAAGATCACTACCCGAGCAAGAGACTTGTCGGCAGAATcggaagaagaaaagtcCAGATATATCATGCCCCTCCCAGAGGACAAACGAAGACCACATGGCTCGCCAGCTACTGTCGCCGACTTGACAGAATTCCAAAACAATTTCAACGTCTTCTCAGAGTCGTCACTGGTTGAAATCGATTGGAACAATGTGGTGGCCGCTGGATCCTCAGTTGTCAACTGTTTATTGCCGGTCCCCAAGGAATTCAACGTCTCCAAGCGCAAGTTGCGCGAGTATTATCACGAAAAGTTCTGCCCGGCATCTGACGTTGATCTGTTTCTGTACGGTTTGACCCATGACCAAGCCATTGAGAAGATCAAACAAATCGAGCGAGCTGTCAAAGATGCTTTGCTCAACGAAGTCACTGTTGTCCGTACAAAGTACGCCATTACCATTGCAAGCCAATACCCCGTCCGCCACATTCAG ATTGTCCTTCGCGTTTACAAGTCCGTCAGTGAGATTCTTACCGGCTTTGATATCGACGCTGCCGGTGGTGCCTATACCGGCAAGCAAGTCTACGTGACTCCCAGGGCACTGGGAAGCTTCATTACTCAAATCAACCACATTGACTTGTCTCGCCGTAGTCCCTCTTATGAGAACCGTCTATCCAAATATTCGCACCGGAACTTTGAGGTATATTGGCCAGACCTCGACCGAACCAGGGTCGATCCCACCATTTTCGAGAGAAGTTTCCAACGAACCCTCGGCTTGGctcgacttcttgttctgGAAAGATTGCCCACAAACTATGCTCGGGAGACTTATCTGAACAAGCGACGCACTGAGCGTGGTAGACCAACTCGATACCGAACGTTTATGCCCATGCGCGGCAATATCAAGGATTCTCATGAAGATGAGGTAGCGGACTGGCTGTCGGAAGAAGATGTCAGCAACTATCACACTTTTACGGTTCCGTATGGCGAAAAGTTCAACGCGAAGCGAATTGAGAAGCTCTGCTATACTAGAGACTTGCTGTTGAATGCTGAATGGAACCAGCCCAAGGAGCGCGAAGTATAccttcatcgccatcctgCTTTCTTTGGACGAGTGCAAGATGTCATTGAAGACTGTTGTGGCTCTTGTCCCAAACCAGTAACTCCAGAGGAAATTGAGGTTGCTgagaaagaagcagaaattTACATTTCTGGAAAGGTTTCATTTCTCATTGATGATCCTGGCCGTCAACAAATTGGCTCTTTCAACCCATTGACAGAGCAAGATTGGACGGACATGGCATATGTCGGCAATACTGCTCGACTTTGCCAGTCAATTGTTGACGGTGATGTCGACGATGTACTCAACTGGCTTTCTCAGGAAGAGGCCGATCCTAACAAACGCGATTACACTGGCCGAACTCCGTTGCATCTCGCAGTGATGACTTCGACTCCTGAAGttgtcaagtgtctggttgatcaTGGCGCCCGTCTGACAGCCCGTCTTGCCGATGGTAAAACGGCACTGCACTTGGCAGCCGCCCGCGGTAATACCGAAATGATTAAAATTCTTATGGAAAAGAGCATTGAAAATGAGGaggtcgaggaggagaagcaagCGAGGCGCCGAAAGGCTGCTCTTGGAGATAAGATGGATGGAATCAAGAAATCCGACGATACTGCAAGCCAGGCATCagcaagcaaagaagaaccAGAGCAGGATGAgaatgacgatgacgatgacgatgaaatgAAGGATTGTTCGGAAGCAGAGTCTGACGGtgagcttgttgatggcgaAAAGACGGAGCTGGACGTGCAGTCTCTTGCCACAGGGTCTTTCGTCAACGTttcaaagaagaaggatggtgAAGCTACAGGTGATCTGGTTCCAGAAGAATCCGAGGATGAACCAGACTACTATCAAATTGATGTGCTTGCTTGGGACACACCTTGCTCCCCGCTACAcatcgccattgttgaaggACATGAAGAGTCTGTCAAGCTACTGTGCGAC TATGGCGCCGACTCTATCCTACCTGTCAAGTTCCtcaagaacaatgatttCGATGCGGCAGCGATTTTGACTCTGACATTGGCTCTCAGCCTTCCCAAAGACCAAGCTATCTCGATGGCTCGGTTGCTCCTCAAACTTGGTGCGACTTCGTCTCAGGCCGATGCTCGGGGATGCACAGTTTTCTACCGATACATAGAACATGGGGACACTGAGCTCGTGGAGGCCCTCTTGGAAAATGACAAAATGGGGGTGAAGACAGCAATCAATCACCTCGTCTTCGGCGGCTACAGCTGGAATCCCCAAACCACTTCACCTCTCCATGGCGCCCTCCAGCACGGTGACCCAATCTTAATTCTTAAGCTCTTAAATGCCGGAGCATTGCCCGAAGTCGATTTTGATACGTGGTTGAAAGCTGCCAAGATTGCGCCAGATGTGTCCGGGAACCTTGGTGACCTTGAGCGCTCCAAACAATCCTACAAGAAATCTTACGAATCTCCATTGTGCACCGCCATTCGGCATGGAAATACAGAGGGAGCAATGAGACTATTGGAGAATGGGGCTGATATTAATGCTATGACCCACGATACAAATATTGCCTTCACTGATGATTGGCGATGGAGATACACAAAGGGAACGTCAGTTCTGGATCTCGTCCGCGACATGATTGAGATCCTGTCTGAGTACGAGGGTGAAGAGTCTACTGTTACGAAGCCAGAGATACAACCCGGACTCGATGCCTACCTAGAAAAGCTTGAGCCCGGCACTTACAGACATTGGCTGGTTTCTCGAGATGTGcgacagaagaagaagaactttGATATCAGTATGGAGTGCTACGAAAGACGTCTAAAAGAACTCGAAAGCGTCAGGGGAGCAGCAGAAAAGCTAGAGGCTGTACAAGACACCTTGAATGGGTTCAAATCTCTGGAAAAGTTCATGGTCACCAAGGGAGCCAGGACATTTGCAGAACTGCACCCTAAAATTGAATGCGAGAAGCGTAAAAATTCCAGCagcgaggatgaagaggagagcaagaacaaTGACTATAAGTATGACATTGTTTTCAGAACCGACAAGGATATGACCGACCCGAGACATAAAGGATATATTGAGCT CATGGAAGCTGCTTGGGCAGGAAACGTGGATCGGATTAAGGAATTGACTCTGCAAGCATGGGGTGCAGAAAACGACCAAGCTCCCTTGAAGGCCGCCATCACAGATAATGTCTCTAATTCGCCATTTTCCATCGCTTTCCTGCGCGGTCACTATGACGTTGCCAGGGCTATTTTGGAGGTTGTGAAGGCTCAATGGTCACCCGCGGACAAAGATGAAGTCCGCTACAAGATGAAGCAAGAGCAACcagttgatgaagacgaatACTacagcgaggaggatgagtCCGGCGAATCAGATAGCGATCCAGATATTGTGTCTCAAGTCGTCGACAAGAACTTCACTATTGACAACATTGGTCAAGTGTCCATGCAAGTCAAATCGCACAGTACTCCAGTACAGCATCTGTGCGAGAATGTATCAACATTTACAGTGAAGGACGGCAAGCCTTCGGAGACAAAGTGGTGCAATCGTACTCTCTTCCAACATGTCATGGAAAACGATGATGTGGTTGGATTAAAGGCTTTGTTGGATATGGCACAGCATTTTAGCGAAGAGAAGGCACCAagcgatgacgaagaggcGAGTTCTAGGTTCACATTCCCTGAAGGAGACTTCAGATGGGCTGTGGAACATGGAAAGGTCCAAATGCTGTCTCTCGTTATCAAGCGAACCGGTGCAGGCGTGCCCCTCGATCATCTCGTGAAGAagagtggtgttgaggtcAAAGAGAAGCCAAGGTTCTACCAAGGCCTGACCGTTTATGGCAAAAAGAG AAAGGATTGGGCAAACGCCGGCCGGGGCGTGGTGAGCAGGACCAGTGGCATGAAGACGCCGCCCCTGTTGCACGCCGCTTTAGAGGGATCACTCGAAGGTGTCGAGTTCTTCCTCAGTGACAAACCCCACAGGCTCTACGCAGAGTTTGGTAAATCCAAGGCTGCTCGCGAAGATTCCAGAttcaaacatttgaaggATAGTCCCGGTGGCTTTGATCGAGCTATTTCGAAGTGGTTGGGCGCCGACA ATGACCTGGTCATTCACTGTGCAGTTTTGGGCAAGTCCAAGGAATCAGCGGAACTTGTTGAGTACCTTGTGACAAACTGCCCTGAATATCTCGAAAAGAAGACTTCCGAGGGAGAAACACCCTTGATGGTTGCCTGCAGACTTGGTCGAACAGACTTTGTCAAGATCCTGATCGATGGTGGAGTGGATCAATCCACCAGAAACTTGAAGGGCGAGAATATTCTCCACGCGTGTCTGTCGAAGCTTCCCAAGGCATCTCAGTTGAAGCCCATGTTGGATCTCTTTGACGCCGAGCTAAGGAGCTATCTTTTCCAGCAACGTAAGAACATTACTGAAAATGGCACCACGCCGCTGCATACCTGGATCTGCCAGGCTTCTGGTCTGCCGGCGAACGGTGAAAGTGAACCACCATCGCACAATTACTACCACCTCTACGGAAGATACGCCTCAAGAGGAGCCTACACGGACGAGAAGGATGTCGCCGATATGCTCAAGCTACTCCTCGAGTACTCCAAAGGTGAAGAGCTCGACATGCTCAATGGAGCCGGCGAGACCTGTCTTCACACCGCTACCAAGCAGGACATGCTTTCACTGGTCAAGATCCTGCTAGAGTTCAATCCACGACAACTCTACCGAGAAAACGCAGTCGGCCGCACGCCCGCAGAACTCGCACACGACGGTCTCATCGCCCACGTCTTGGCGTGGCCCGAACGGCCCGAAATGAATCGCAACGAACGTATCTCCAAAATTGTTAACAAGTCCACCGAGACCTACGGCGACGAAGCCGTCTTCAAACAGAAGGTCGCCGATCAGCTCAAAACCAGCATTGCAGACCTCGGCCTCAGTGGCGACTACTCTGCCAAGGATCTCGCGCTCATTCTGCCTGCCATGGGTATTGGTGAAGGCAAATTGCAGAAGAACCTGTCCAAGGGCCAGCTCAGGCAAGTAGCTTGGGATTTGATGGTTACTACAATGAAGAAATACGCTGGTAAGCGCCGACTAGTAAGTCTGAATGAGGCGAACGACGTTGCTAGACGTCTGGGCGAGAAGCACACTGGCTCCCGCTACTTTAGCGTTGAGTCGCGAAAgcatgaggatgatgaagttaCGTCAGATGATGGaaaggaagatgagaagagTGATTTCGCCACGAGAGAACTTGAGAGTCGGTTGAGTAGTGCATGGCGGAAAGTGAAGGAGACTGAAGATAGTGACGAGGACAGCGATGATGAGTAA